CATCGCCTGGGGCATCGGCGCCCTGGGCGTGAACACGATTCCGCCCACCTATGTCGCGACCAGCTCCGTGGCCATCGGCACCGACGCCAACTTCACGCGCGATCTCTCGCTGCTGCTCGACCAGGAGGTGGGCCGGCGCCAGGAGGTGGCCGACCTCGCCCAGGTGCAGGCGGACCTGCGCAACCAGGACTTCCTCAACGAGGTGATCGCGCTCCTGGGAATGGACGAGACGCCCATCCTGCGCGAGAAGGGGGAGCGCCTGGTGGACGGCCCGCTCGCCGGCGCCGACCTCGAAGACGTCGTGCGGCGCCTCGTCGCCGAGGAGATCCGCGAGCGCACCGAGGTGCGCCTGGGCTCGGGGGCGGTCTTCAACATCCGCTGCGAAGACGGGGATCCCACGACCGCCTACCTGCTGAACCGCGTGCTCACGCAGAAGTTCGTCGAGACGCGCCGCCAGCGCGAGCTGGCCGAGGTGACGGCCAAGGGCGACTTCAGCGACGAGCAGGTCGCCATCTACAAGGAGAAGCTCAACCGCGCCGAGACCGAGCTCGAGCGCTTCCAGGGGACCCAGCAGCAGACCCTGGCCGAAGGCAACCCCGTGGGTGCGACCAACGTGCTCCTCGCCCAGGAGATCATGCGGACCTACGAGCAGGAGTTGACCAACATCGAGAGCCAGGTGGACGCGGTGCGCAGCCAGTTGCGCACGCGCTTCGGTGTCGTGCCCACCAGCGACCGCCTGCTCTCGGACCGCGATCTGCGGGCGCTCAACAACAAGCAGATCCACAGCATGCTGCAGAACCTGATCACCTACCTCGGCCAGCAGGTGCGCCGCGCGGAATCGCTGACGGATCTGGTCGAGGACGCGAGCGTCGGCGCCGATCGCCAGGCCTACCGCGATCGCCTCAGCGTGCTCGTGGGCCAGGTCTACGCCAGCAACTCGCCGCCCGAGCGCGAGCTGATCGTGAGCTACTACTACCGGCTGATGCTGGTGAGCAGCTTTCAGGAGATCGTCGACACGCTCAGCCGCTACGTGAACAACTACCGCCAGAACGTGGGCGGCCAGCCGGCCTACCAGACGGAGCTCGACCGCCGGCAGGCCGAGGTGAACAAGAACCGCGAGTTCTTCGAGGTCTTCCAGCAACAGTCGACGAGCGCCCAGATCGCGCGGGCGATCCAGGCCAACCAGCTCGCCACGCGCATCGATATCCGGGACTACGCGGTCAAGCCCATCAAGCCGGCGAAGCCGAACAAGGGGCGGCTGCAGGCAATCTTCGTGGTGATGGGCCTCGCGACCGGCCTGGCGGTGATCTTCCTGACCCAGTTCTTCAACCGGTCCTTCGGCGATGTCAAGGACATCGAGGCCTTCCTGGGCGTGCCGGTGCTGGGCACGATTCCGCCGCTGGCCCGCGGGCCGGGCAAGGCGCGCCAGCAGCGGCGCAAGAACACGCTGCTCTGGGTTCTCGCGATGATCGTCTACACGATGGCAATGGCCGGGGCGATGGTCTTCATCAAGGGCATGAACTCGCGCATCGAGCTGCAGATCGATCGCGCGGCCGCCGAGGAGATGTTGCTGTGAGCACGGTCCTCCCTGACGAGCAGCCCAAGGGCGCAGGGGGCGCCGAGTCGAGCACCCAGCCCCGGCGCGAGAAGCGGGGCGCGGGCGAGCGCGGCGGCCACCCCGCCAACGGGCGCAACAACGAGGCCATTCCGGGTGCGGGCCAGGAAGCGCAGAGCATCTACAGCGTCTACCAGGAGGAGAGCCCGGTGGCGGTGGAGTTCCGCCGCAGCTACGCCAAGCTCAGCTACCACATGAAGCAGGAGAACAAGCACAGCTTCCTGATGACGAGCGCGATGGAAGGCGAGGGCAAGTCGACGGCGGCGGCAATGATGGCGATCACGATCGCCCGCTACCGAAACACGAAGACCTTGCTTCTGGACGCCGACCTCCGTCGCCCGCGCGTGCACGAGTTCTTCGAGCTGCCCGCGCGCGACGGCTTCGCGGACGCCCTGCTCGGCGAGCGCAACATCATCGAGACGGTCAAGGACACCCGCTTCGAGAACCTCAAGGTCGTTACCTGCGGCAAGCGCGTGGCGAGCCCGACCGGCCTGCTCCAGGCGGACCGCCTGGCGAACATCCTCAGCGAACTGAAGTTCTACTTCGACACGGTGATCCTGGACTCGCCGCCGGTGCTGCCGGTGAGCGACGCCGCGCAGATCGCCGCCGAGACCGACGGCGTCATCTTCGTGCTGATGGCCGGGGTGACGCAGCGCGACGTCGTCAAGCGCGCGGTCGACATCCTGCGCGACCTGCGCATCCAGGTGGTCGGCACGCTGGTGAACAACGCCACGCAGGTGCTGCCCTACTACTACTCCTACGACTACTACGACTACCGCTACTAGTCGAGCGGTCGCAGAGCGTCCGTACTGTAGTAGACCTCGACCTGGCGGTCGCCGCCCCGGGCGTCGAACTCCACCCGCGCCGAGAAGCCGCCCTCTCCGACGAGATCGAGACCGCCCCAGATCCAGCGCTCGCCGGCCTGACTGATCGTGTAGCTGGACTCGCTGAAGGGCGCGTACTGGTAGCGCTCCTGGCACTCGGCGTTCGCGAGCGAGACGGCGAGCTGGATCGCCTCGATGCGGCTGAGCGGCCGCTCGCGGCTGCCCTGCGGCCCCGGCGCGCAGCCGAAGCCGGCAGCGAAGGCGGCGAGAACGAGGAAGGCGAGAACGAATCGCCGGGCCAGGATCATGGTCGCTCCTTTCAGCGAGACAGCGCCATGATATCGGTGAGGATGTGGCCGATCAAGCCGCGCGCCGCCGCGTCCTCGAGGTAGTAGGGCGTCAGGCCGAGCAGCACGCTGGGCGTCTCCGGCGCGCCGAGGCCGACGACGGCGAGGGCGTGCTGCCCGCCGGCACCCAGCGCATAGCAGCTCTCGCAGTAGTGCGCGCCACCGGGCGTGGTCGCCGGGTGCTCCTCGGCGGGCGCGCTGCCCCAGCGGGTCGTCGAGTCCGCGGGCAGGTAGTAGGCGAGCGGCCGGTACGCACTGGGGCGATACGCTAGCGGCGGCGCGTAGGCGCCGGCCTGCCAGTCCCAGTTGTAGACCTCCGCATCCGACAGCCCCCAGCAGTCGGCAGTCGGCGCGAAGACGGACGCCGCATCCGCAAACCAGTCGTAGACCTCGGGGCGGAAGCGCAAGGTATCCGGCGGCGTCCACCCCAGCGCGTTGCCGAACTCCGCCAGGTTCGCGGGCTCGGGGCGCGCACCGACGAGGCCCCAGTAGCTGGCGTCGGTCGGCCAGTCCGCCCCGGTGCCCGGCAGTTCGCGCGGGTCCGCGTTCACGGGCAGGGCGCTGGCGTCGAGGCCGTACCAGCGCCAGGGCAGGAAGCGCTGCACCGCGGCCTGGGACTCGGCGGCGGTGCCCATCGACAGGCCCAGGTCGCGCAGGAAGGCGATCGGCTGCCGGCGCTCGAAGTCGGGACCGCCCATCTCCCCGTCGATCGGGAGCAGGCAGTGCAGCGGCCGGGAGCCGCAGAGGAGCAGCCGCCCGCCGGCCGCGAGCCAGATCGAGAGCAAATCTTGTGGAACGCTGCTCACCATGTAGGGGTCGACGAAGCGCGCGAGACGGGCGAGCCCGGATGCGCCAGGCTGCGCCTCCTTCACTTCCCAGATTGCGCGGGCGTACGCGCCGAGCAGGGCGAGGTCGGGCTCCGGCTGGAGGGCGCTCAGGCGGAGGTAGTCGATCGCGGGCTCGTAGCCCGCGTAGTCGGCGAGCAACTCGCGCCAGAAGTTCTCCTGGTCGAGGTTCGAGAGCGAAAAAACGCCCCAGAAGTAGGGCGGGCCGGAGGGCCAGCCCTGCAGCGGGTCCTCGCTCCACCTGTTGTCGTAGTCGTCGATGACGAGCAGGTCGCGCTCGAGCGTGAGCGGCGTGATGAAGAAGTCGAGCTGCGCCTCGCTGCGATTGCCCGAGAGGTCAGCGCACTGCACGCGCAGGCGGTGCTCGCCATCCGGATAGGCGGCCTCGGTGCTGGTCGCGGCCAGCGACCAGGCGCTCCACTCGGCGTCGTTCGCGGGGTCCTGGATGTCCCAGCCGAAACGGAAGCCGGCGATCTCGCTGCCGTACTCCTCCGCCGTTCCGCGCCAGCTCACCGCGATCGGCAGGGCAGCCGGCGCCGCGAGGCTGTAGCTCTCCGCGCCGCTGCAGACGCGCAGGCCGAAGAGCGGGCTCTGGAGCAGGAGCAGCGGTCGCAGCGAGTTCACAACGCGCAGCCGCCGCAGGTTGACGCCGTCCTCGAAGTGACTGGTCACGGCGCCCGCCTCGTCCTTGGCCTGGACGAAGAACTGGTAGTAGCCGGCGTCGTCGCCGCCGCCCGCGGGCGTGAGATCCTGCAGCAGGGCCTGGCGACCCCCCGCGTCGCCGCCGGGGTCCTCGTCGCCCCAGCCGCGCCAGCGGCTCCAGGCGCTGTCGGGAAGGCTGAGCAGGAGACCGGTCTCCTCGTCCAGAGGCAGGTCGGCCAGCGTGAAGAGGGCGAAGCGGCTGGAGTCGGGGTCGATCACCGTGCCGTCCTGCAGCGAGTCCCGGCCGGCCCAGCGCAGGCGAAGGTCGGCGGCGCAGCTCTCGTAGCCGCCGGGCGCCACGAGATCCACGGGGTGAGTGATCCAGACCTCGGGCGCCAGGGTCGTCGCCGTGAAGGTGCGGTGCGCGGGCAAGGCGGAGACGGCGCCGTCGTCGTCCACGGTGCGCAAGAACATCGTGTGCTGCGCGTGGAAGCGCAGGGGATCGGGCTCCCAGTAGATCGAGTCGGCGGGCGAATCGAGGTCGGGGAACTGATCGGCGCTGACGACGAACTCGCCGTCGAAGTCGGTGGTTGCGGTCCAGGTGTAGCCGAGCGCGGCCAGGCGCGCGTAGATGTCGGCGTCGATGATCAAGGCGCCTGTCGCTTCGTCGTTGCTGAGCAACCACTCGTAGCGGACGACGCGGCCGTCGGGGTCGAAGCCGCTCCAGAAGAAGTGGACGCGGTAGAAGGTGTCGAGATCGCCGTCGGCGGGGCCGCCGGTGAGGTAGGCCTCGGGCGGGCGATTCGGCGTCGGCGAGCGGTCGCGCTCGATCAGCGTGCAGGCGGCTGCAAACAGGAGCGCGACGAGGACACCACCCAGCACGCGGCGCATCGATCCCTCCCTCCGGGCGCGGAGACGGGACAGGCGACTCTCCTGCCAAGATACCGCGAAAGGCCGCGGGTTCGCAATTCGCTCGTCAGAAGGGGAGGCCCGGCCGGACGGTCGGCTGGACCTCGCGCGCGAAACGGCCGAGGCGCTCCATGGCCGCCGCCGCGCTCTCCTCCGGCCCGACCGGCGTCGAGTAGCGGATGAAGGCGGCGTCGAGCGGCCGCCCGAGCAGGCCGCCGAGCGTCAGCTCCACCTTCAGGCGCAACTCGCTGGTCGTCGCCCCACTGCGGGTGAGGTACTGGTAGAGCACCACGCGCTGGTCCTTGTCGCGCTGGATGAGCAGCTCGCCGCTCGGCCCGCCGAGGCGCTCGCCCTTGGCGGCGCTGAGGATGTTCCAGCCGCTGCCCGGGTAGCAGTGCCGCGGCGAGTGGATCTGGCTGCCGAAGCGCTGCTGGGCGAAGTAGCCGACGAAGAGCCAGTAGCGATCGTCGCCCCGGCGGTAGTTGCGGTTGAGCGTCTGCGATGCCTTCAGCACGTCGGCGATCTCGTCGTCGAGCTGGCTTGCGACGCCGGTGATGTCGCCCACGCTCAGCGGAATCGTCGCCAGCTGCGCGCGGTAGACGTGGCGCCCGCTGCGCGCGGCCAGGGCCGGGCCCAGCCCCAGGCAGGCGCCGATCACGACCAGCAGCACGAGTCTCACACGGATGGCCGCTGCCACCGGAAACCTCCGCCGATCAGGAAGAGCAGGCCGACGCCGATGCCGAAGGTGAGCAGGCCCATCCCCTGGTGGAGGGCGCCCTCGAGGAAGCTCCGTCCGTGGGTGTGGACGAGCACGGCGGTGAGGACGATGCGCAGGGCGTTGGTCGCCATCGCGATCGGCACGGCGAGCACGACGAGCAGCGCGCGCAGGGCGCGCCGCATCGGAAAGAGGCCGGCCGCGAGGACGGCGAAGGTGATCAGCGCGAGCAGGCTGCGCAGGCCGCTGCAGGCGGTGACGACGTCCAGGCTCGTCTCCCGCAGGTGGATGATGTTGCCCGTCTGCACGTGGACGACGCCGAGGAAGTCGAGCACCTTGCCGCTCGCCTCGGCGCTGAGCAGCTGCAGCGGAAAGGCGACGCGGTAGAAGAACACGTAGGGCAGCGGGATCATGAATACGAGGAAGAAGAGCGGGAAGCGCAGGCCGCGGAAGCTGCGCACGCCGTAGAAGCCGCGCACGATGGCCCAGAAGAGGAAGAGCATCGACAGGCGCAGCGTGAAGAGCTCGGCCGCCGCCGTGCCGCCGACGAAGAGCGCCAGCCCGGGCAGCAGGAAGGGCAGGGCCGCGCGCAGGCTGGGCTCCGCCACGCGAGGCAGGCGATCCAGGCAGCGGTAGAGCAGGAAGGCGGCGATCGGCGGCACCAGGAGGCCGTGGGTGTAGTTCTCGTCGTCCAGCCACTGCTGGACGAGCCCCAGCAGCACGCTGCGATAGAGGGCGAGGAAGGCGCCCAACACGAGCAGGGTGAGCAGGAACTGGGGGAGGCCGGCCTCGGGATTCGTCAGCCGGCGCAGCTTTCCGAGCTTCATGCCCTTCAATTTCCTGGCCCGCGGGCCGATCTTGCGTTAGGAAAGGAGGGGCGCCGCCGGCCGCCGGGCCCGGGCGCGCGCCGCCGGATCGAGGAAGCGCCGTGGCCTACGTCCTGACCGTCATCTTCGGCTTCTTCGCCATCTTCCAGCCGGGTGTGCTCTGGCCGGCCCTGGCGCCGTCGCGGCCGCTCTTCCTGGTCGGGCTGCTGGGCCTGCTCGCCTGGCTCCTGACGCCGAAGCAGCCGGACCCGCTGCGCCCGCGCGCGCGCCTGAGCTACTTTGTCACCGGCTTCGTGATCGCTCAAGTGCTTTCGGTGCTGCAGTTCTTCTACGTCCCGATGGTCATCGAGACCGCGCTGAAAAGGGGCGTCTTCCTGATCGGCTATCAGCTGGTCTCCAGCCAGGTCAACAGCACGCAGCGCCTGAAGGTCTACTGGGGCGCCGTCCTCGCGGCCGCGACCTGGCTGGCCGGGCACGCCATCTTCATCTATCACACGCAGCCGCTGCCGCACCCGCAGCTGGTCGGCGGCCGGCTGAGCAGCTACGGCGCCTACAGCGGCGCCAACGACCTGGCGCTGATCACCGTCTGCGCCTGGCCACTCGCCTTCAAGTTCATGGACATCCAGAAGGGGTCCTTCTCGAAGGTGATCGTCGTGCTGCCCCTGATCGCCTTCCTCTACGCGGACCTGCGCACGCTCAGCCGCGCCGGGCTGATCGGCCTCTCGCTCGTGATGGGCCTCTCGCTCCTGCGCGGTCGCGCGCTGGGGCGCATGGGCCGCTGGGTGCTCCTGATACCGGCCGTGATCGTCGTCGTCATCCTCGGCAGCAAGCTGCTGCTCACGCGCGGAGACGCCCAGGACTTCAGCGGCCGGGACGAGAGCGTGCAGCACCGCTTCGAGGCCTGGTGGGCGGGCTACCAGATGCTCAAGTCGAGCCCGCTGATCGGGGTCGGATCGGGCAACTTCGCCGACCTCTCCGACGACTTCGGCGCCGGCCGCAAGATCCAGGCGCACAACACGATCGTGAAGGTCTTCGCCGAGGGCGGCATCATCGGCGGAGTCTGCTACCTGGGGATCATCATCACCGCGTTTCAGATCCTCTATCGCAACTGGAAGCGATTCAAACGCATCAAGCCGGACGGCGCGGAGTACCTCTGGGCCGAGGCGCTTGGCATCAGCCTGATCGGCTTCTGTTTCAACACGATGTTCTCGGTCAAGGCCCACGAGTGGTTCCTGTACATGGTCGTCGCTTCGGCGACGGCGCTGGACCGCCTCTATGCCCGCGAAGCCTTGATCTTCGCGTTGCAGACCGAGGAGTCCTTGAAGGCCCTCGCCGGCGGGAGCGCCGCTGCCGAAGGGGCCCCGGGCGTCCAGAGCGCACGATAGCTGGTGGTTTTCCGCCCGCTTTTTGCTATGATTGTCAGCCCGCAGACGACACGCGGCCCGCTGCCGGCCGCCGCGTTGCGTCCCGGACGGGCAGCGGTGGATCGGATGGGTGAGGCGAGGCCCCTGGCGTCCCGCTGACGGCAGGGTGCGAAACCGTCAACCACAGATCGAGACGAGGCGAACGCACGATGTCCAGACAGCCGAATTGCGAGCACGAGCCCCGCGGCTACCGACCGACGTCCGAGCAGATCCTGCACTACAACCGGCGGGACTTCCTCAAGCTGAGCGCGCTGGCGGCGGGCGGAGCCTTCGGCACGCTCTCCTTGCCGGGGCTCGGCATCGTGCCCGAAGCCTGGGGCGCGCCGCCGGCGAATCGCCTCGTGCGGATCCACTGCGGCAGCATGCAGGACTGGAACTTCAGCGACCCGAACTTCAGCGCCTACGTCAAGCAGTCGGCCTACAACGACATGTTCGCGCGGGGCATCACGAGCCTCACCGGCCAGCAGAACGTGATCAGCGCCTGGCAGAACCTGCTCGTCGGCT
The sequence above is a segment of the bacterium genome. Coding sequences within it:
- a CDS encoding CpsD/CapB family tyrosine-protein kinase, which translates into the protein MSTVLPDEQPKGAGGAESSTQPRREKRGAGERGGHPANGRNNEAIPGAGQEAQSIYSVYQEESPVAVEFRRSYAKLSYHMKQENKHSFLMTSAMEGEGKSTAAAMMAITIARYRNTKTLLLDADLRRPRVHEFFELPARDGFADALLGERNIIETVKDTRFENLKVVTCGKRVASPTGLLQADRLANILSELKFYFDTVILDSPPVLPVSDAAQIAAETDGVIFVLMAGVTQRDVVKRAVDILRDLRIQVVGTLVNNATQVLPYYYSYDYYDYRY
- a CDS encoding exosortase/archaeosortase family protein, which gives rise to MKLGKLRRLTNPEAGLPQFLLTLLVLGAFLALYRSVLLGLVQQWLDDENYTHGLLVPPIAAFLLYRCLDRLPRVAEPSLRAALPFLLPGLALFVGGTAAAELFTLRLSMLFLFWAIVRGFYGVRSFRGLRFPLFFLVFMIPLPYVFFYRVAFPLQLLSAEASGKVLDFLGVVHVQTGNIIHLRETSLDVVTACSGLRSLLALITFAVLAAGLFPMRRALRALLVVLAVPIAMATNALRIVLTAVLVHTHGRSFLEGALHQGMGLLTFGIGVGLLFLIGGGFRWQRPSV
- the epsI gene encoding EpsI family protein gives rise to the protein MAAAIRVRLVLLVVIGACLGLGPALAARSGRHVYRAQLATIPLSVGDITGVASQLDDEIADVLKASQTLNRNYRRGDDRYWLFVGYFAQQRFGSQIHSPRHCYPGSGWNILSAAKGERLGGPSGELLIQRDKDQRVVLYQYLTRSGATTSELRLKVELTLGGLLGRPLDAAFIRYSTPVGPEESAAAAMERLGRFAREVQPTVRPGLPF
- a CDS encoding O-antigen ligase family protein — translated: MAYVLTVIFGFFAIFQPGVLWPALAPSRPLFLVGLLGLLAWLLTPKQPDPLRPRARLSYFVTGFVIAQVLSVLQFFYVPMVIETALKRGVFLIGYQLVSSQVNSTQRLKVYWGAVLAAATWLAGHAIFIYHTQPLPHPQLVGGRLSSYGAYSGANDLALITVCAWPLAFKFMDIQKGSFSKVIVVLPLIAFLYADLRTLSRAGLIGLSLVMGLSLLRGRALGRMGRWVLLIPAVIVVVILGSKLLLTRGDAQDFSGRDESVQHRFEAWWAGYQMLKSSPLIGVGSGNFADLSDDFGAGRKIQAHNTIVKVFAEGGIIGGVCYLGIIITAFQILYRNWKRFKRIKPDGAEYLWAEALGISLIGFCFNTMFSVKAHEWFLYMVVASATALDRLYAREALIFALQTEESLKALAGGSAAAEGAPGVQSAR